The DNA sequence TGACCACGGTCACCTCGCCCAGTAATTCATCATCGCATTCAAAGGGTTGACCAAGCCTTCCACTAATAAACTGCTCATGTTTCTTGGTCAATTCCCGGGCCAAACAAAATTCCCTCTCGCCCAAAACCTGGTGGGCCAGAGCCAGGCTCTCGGGCACCCGGTTCTTGCGCTCAAAGAAAACCAAGGTGGCCTGAATCTGCGTATATCCATGCAGCAGTTCCCGGGCATCACCACTTTTTCGCGGCAAAAAACCCAAAAACACAAATGGATAGGGAGGGAGCCCGCTCGCCATGAGGGCCGCGATGGGCGCGCACGGGCCGGGCACGGGCACCACAGGCAGACCCTGGGCCCGGCAGGCAGCCACCAATCGGTAGCCAGGATCGGCGATCAGCGGCGTGCCGGCGTCGGACACCACGGCCACCCGTCGCCCGTCCCGCAGCCAGTCCAGAACATCGGCGATGCGCCCGGTTTCGTTGTGCTCGTGCAGGCTGACCAGACGCTTGGGAGCGATACCGACCAGATGCAGCAACTGCCCAGCCCGACGCGTGTCTTCGGCGAGGATCACCTCGGCCTCTTCCAAAACCTGCCTGGCCCGCGGAGAAAAATCACCAAGGTTGCCAAGCGGGGTGGCCACGACCCAAAGCGTTCCGCACATCGATGATATCCTCCCAGTGTCCGATATCTGCCCGGCCATCGCGAAAAACGACCGCGATCAGATCGAAGCGGCAACTTCTGTCCCAGGATCGCTCCCGGGTCAAATACCGCGACGCGGCTCGGATCATGCGCACCTGTTTGGCCCGGCCAACAGCCTCGCCCGGCTCGCCGCGCACGGTTGTGGACCGCGTCTTGACCTCGACGAAAACCAAAGCGTCCCGATCTTCGCCAATCAAATCCAGTTCACCATCCCGGCACCGAAAATTGCGTTCCAGCACACGCCACCC is a window from the Deltaproteobacteria bacterium genome containing:
- the rsmI gene encoding 16S rRNA (cytidine(1402)-2'-O)-methyltransferase gives rise to the protein MCGTLWVVATPLGNLGDFSPRARQVLEEAEVILAEDTRRAGQLLHLVGIAPKRLVSLHEHNETGRIADVLDWLRDGRRVAVVSDAGTPLIADPGYRLVAACRAQGLPVVPVPGPCAPIAALMASGLPPYPFVFLGFLPRKSGDARELLHGYTQIQATLVFFERKNRVPESLALAHQVLGEREFCLARELTKKHEQFISGRLGQPFECDDELLGEVTVVIGPPHDVPSSTREDVLAVISTMKDRDQKPRDVARCVQARVRGWSVKQIYELLQLGSRAD
- a CDS encoding YraN family protein codes for the protein MSAGHLMTGRAGEDLAAAFLMEKGWRVLERNFRCRDGELDLIGEDRDALVFVEVKTRSTTVRGEPGEAVGRAKQVRMIRAASRYLTRERSWDRSCRFDLIAVVFRDGRADIGHWEDIIDVRNALGRGHPAWQPW